A single genomic interval of Antechinus flavipes isolate AdamAnt ecotype Samford, QLD, Australia chromosome 1, AdamAnt_v2, whole genome shotgun sequence harbors:
- the ORAI1 gene encoding calcium release-activated calcium channel protein 1 produces MHPEPAPPPPSSSTPELPLASGGRGSSPPTSGSRRSRRRSGDAAEPPGAAPPPPPPPLPGAAVSYPDWVGQSYQEVMSLNEHSMQALSWRKLYLSRAKLKASSRTSALLSGFAMVAMVEVQLDANHDYPPGLLIAFSACTTVLVAVHLFALMISTCILPNIEAVSNVHNLNSVKESPHERMHRHIELAWAFSTVIGTLLFLAEVVLLCWVKFLPLKKQPEQPPPSRAPPAAAPASSNGSFTPGEEAAIASTTIMVPFGLVFIVFAVHFYRSLVSHKTDRQFQELNELAEFARLQDQLDHRGEHPLTPGSHFA; encoded by the exons ATGCATCCGGAgcccgccccgcccccgcccaGCAGCAGCACCCCTGAGCTTCCCCTCGCCAGCGGCGGCCGCGGCAGCTCCCCCCCGACCAGCGGCAGCCGCCGGAGCCGCCGCCGCAGCGGGGACGCCGCCGAGCCGCCCGGGGccgcgccgccgccgcctccgccgCCGCTGCCCGGGGCTGCCGTCTCGTACCCGGACTGGGTGGGCCAGAGCTACCAGGAGGTGATGAGCCTCAACGAGCACTCCATGCAGGCGCTGTCCTGGCGCAAACTCTACCTGAGCCGGGCCAAGCTCAAAGCCTCCAGCCGGACATCGGCGCTGCTCTCGGGCTTCGCCATG GTGGCCATGGTGGAGGTGCAGCTGGACGCCAACCACGACTACCCGCCGGGGCTGCTCATCGCCTTCAGCGCCTGCACCACAGTGCTGGTGGCCGTGCACCTGTTTGCGCTGATGATCAGCACCTGCATCCTGCCCAACATCGAGGCGGTCAGCAACGTGCACAACCTCAACTCGGTGAAGGAGTCCCCGCACGAGCGCATGCACCGGCACATCGAGCTGGCCTGGGCCTTCTCCACGGTCATCGGCACGCTGCTCTTCCTGGCCGAGGTGGTCCTGCTCTGCTGGGTCAAGTTCCTGCCCCTCAAGAAGCAGCCGGAGCAGCCTCCGCCCAGCAGGGCGCCCCCGGCGGCCGCGCCCGCCTCCTCCAACGGCAGCTTCACGCCCGGCGAGGAGGCCGCCATCGCCTCCACCACCATCATGGTGCCCTTCGGCCTGGTCTTCATCGTCTTCGCGGTGCACTTCTACCGCTCGCTGGTCAGCCACAAGACCGACCGGCAGTTCCAGGAGCTCAACGAGCTGGCCGAGTTCGCGCGGCTGCAGGACCAGCTGGACCACAGAGGAGAGCACCCTCTGACCCCCGGCAGCCACTTCGCCTAG